The following are encoded in a window of Lactobacillus acidophilus genomic DNA:
- a CDS encoding glycosyltransferase family 2 protein codes for MNDVMQIITLISIWLSLLMSIITLSGAIAFWLKHSKVLVKIVPLKRYPKVTIVVPAHNEELVIEKTATAILNLNYPKDKLEVLFYADNCEDKTADVLDEVLKNKQYYKCNARVIRRTGSGGKAGVLNDALKIAHGEYLGVYDADAMPEENALYFLVKKVQENPQRYMAAFGRNKTRNAKQNFLTRCINQEIVVTQRIQHCGIWQLFKIGRIPGTNFIINKKYVESIGGWRNGALTEDTDISFKIMGSGKLIALAYNSEAFQQEPERLKDYYFQRLRWAKGNYEVVINNFKHIFDKSNWRVKLETFYYSCTFFWFNAAIVLSDFIFLANLFTMIAHVWNPNIQLPFTITSNNILLAQILLLNWLLMILLYVLQINVAMCTQYGQATTEQIWLAIASYFTYSQLFIIVSIHAVCSVFCDRIFHRDGTKWVKTKRFAD; via the coding sequence ATGAATGATGTAATGCAAATAATCACTCTTATTTCAATTTGGCTGTCGTTACTGATGTCTATTATTACTTTAAGTGGAGCAATTGCATTTTGGCTTAAACATAGTAAGGTTTTGGTTAAAATAGTGCCACTAAAGCGGTATCCCAAAGTAACGATTGTTGTTCCAGCTCATAATGAAGAATTGGTAATTGAGAAAACAGCTACAGCGATTTTAAATTTAAATTATCCTAAGGATAAATTGGAAGTATTATTTTATGCTGATAATTGTGAAGATAAAACAGCTGATGTTTTAGATGAAGTTTTAAAAAATAAGCAGTATTACAAATGTAACGCACGAGTTATTAGACGAACTGGTTCTGGTGGTAAAGCTGGTGTGTTGAATGATGCTTTGAAGATTGCTCATGGTGAATATTTAGGTGTTTATGATGCAGATGCGATGCCAGAAGAGAATGCATTATACTTTCTAGTTAAAAAAGTACAAGAAAATCCGCAACGTTATATGGCAGCCTTTGGACGTAATAAAACGCGTAATGCTAAACAGAATTTTTTAACTAGATGTATTAACCAAGAAATCGTTGTAACACAGAGAATTCAACATTGTGGCATTTGGCAATTATTTAAAATAGGTCGTATTCCAGGAACAAATTTTATTATTAATAAAAAATACGTTGAATCAATTGGTGGTTGGCGTAACGGCGCTTTAACAGAAGATACTGATATCTCTTTTAAAATTATGGGATCTGGCAAATTGATTGCTTTAGCTTATAATTCTGAAGCTTTTCAGCAGGAACCAGAGCGTTTAAAAGATTATTACTTCCAACGATTACGCTGGGCTAAAGGAAATTATGAAGTAGTTATTAATAATTTTAAGCATATCTTTGATAAGAGTAACTGGCGTGTGAAGCTCGAAACTTTTTATTATTCTTGTACTTTCTTTTGGTTCAATGCGGCGATCGTTTTATCCGATTTCATTTTTTTAGCGAATTTATTTACAATGATTGCACATGTTTGGAATCCAAATATTCAACTGCCATTTACGATTACTTCTAATAATATATTGTTAGCTCAAATTCTTTTGTTAAATTGGTTATTAATGATTTTATTATATGTTTTGCAAATCAATGTTGCTATGTGTACACAATATGGCCAAGCAACTACCGAACAAATTTGGCTTGCTATAGCATCATATTTTACTTATTCTCAGTTATTCATTATTGTTTCAATTCATGCCGTATGTTCAGTATTTTGTGACAGAATTTTTCATCGTGATGGTACTAAGTGGGTTAAAACTAAGAGATTTGCTGATTAA
- a CDS encoding glycosyl hydrolase family 8: MKRLKLVPLTFILIIVIFTAIMAYVRLDNSHQLKQDFYRQWQKYYVVKINEKESYINTTPNSNKYTALSEGQGYGMYISALAAQNGFGDKATFERLNNFYLKHRETINKRKTALMSWREVEENGKWQVDKNSATDGDLFIAEALLLASKVYKDIYYQDEAVKILQDILRYEYNAKTRTLTVGNWANKNSKYYDLMRTSDVMPEFFDSFYKATGDDRWLTIKRTMLERLYQLSRQHKTGLVPDFAWVSATNAQPVKANTVATKDDGNFSANACRVPMMLANSNNKVAKKIENRMLKFFSKQNVVTAGYTLSGKAINNYVSASFSAPIFCAVSFNRKEGYDNLFMSQQYIFAKRLPQNNYYDAALTTIAALDAAKM; encoded by the coding sequence ATGAAGAGACTAAAATTAGTGCCCCTAACATTTATATTGATAATTGTAATTTTTACAGCGATTATGGCTTATGTACGACTGGATAATAGTCATCAATTAAAACAGGATTTTTATAGACAATGGCAAAAATATTACGTTGTTAAAATTAATGAAAAAGAAAGTTATATTAATACTACGCCTAATTCAAATAAGTATACTGCTTTGTCTGAAGGGCAAGGATATGGGATGTATATTTCTGCTTTAGCAGCTCAGAATGGTTTTGGTGATAAAGCCACGTTTGAACGTCTAAATAATTTTTATTTAAAACACCGTGAAACAATTAATAAAAGAAAAACTGCTTTAATGTCTTGGCGTGAAGTTGAAGAAAATGGTAAGTGGCAGGTAGATAAAAATAGTGCAACTGACGGTGATTTATTTATTGCCGAGGCGTTGTTGCTAGCAAGTAAGGTATATAAAGATATTTATTATCAAGATGAAGCTGTTAAGATATTGCAAGACATTTTACGTTATGAATATAATGCTAAAACTAGAACGCTAACGGTAGGAAATTGGGCTAATAAGAATTCTAAATATTATGATTTAATGCGTACATCAGATGTAATGCCGGAATTCTTTGATAGTTTTTATAAAGCTACGGGTGATGATCGCTGGTTGACGATAAAACGAACTATGCTTGAGCGTCTTTATCAGCTTAGTCGCCAGCATAAAACAGGCTTAGTACCAGATTTTGCGTGGGTTAGTGCAACAAATGCTCAGCCAGTCAAAGCTAATACAGTTGCTACCAAAGATGATGGTAATTTTTCCGCAAATGCTTGTCGTGTTCCAATGATGTTAGCTAATAGTAATAATAAAGTGGCTAAAAAAATTGAAAATCGAATGCTTAAATTCTTCAGTAAGCAGAATGTAGTAACAGCTGGCTATACTTTAAGTGGCAAAGCAATTAATAATTATGTGTCTGCAAGCTTTAGTGCACCGATTTTTTGTGCTGTGAGTTTTAATAGAAAAGAAGGCTATGATAATTTATTTATGTCACAGCAATATATTTTTGCTAAACGTTTACCACAAAATAATTATTATGATGCAGCTCTAACTACTATTGCAGCTTTAGATGCTGCTAAAATGTAG
- a CDS encoding glycerophosphoryl diester phosphodiesterase membrane domain-containing protein — translation MNIFKKIKNLSAEFKQNWFQYLILFTSISILNQFVFIPLFRYITTFVLQAGAIPFISYSNLVIILSEHPFVVFFLLIELALLLFVIYSQFALIILFIKNNFALKASISEFGQCLRHFRLGSLLLLAIYFLLVIPFANVVFRTPLLAKIKIPQFIIDYMTRSGILLAILIIFYLVIFVLAFRFLLTLPIMVIYKTTTREAMKKSAFLMKKNWRKVIGFFVPLGILAIVIMAINVGGAYLLQLIWDTFPGKFALIMATINLTLFQIISEVFLIWVSAVSLYFLVKLVTKNNNEIKEKVTNNKIILITIISIWSLAITGNIIENVFYLAGLDDHVPVTISHRGVNDKNGVQNTIESLKKTAKLKPDYVEIDVHETKDNQFVIMHDENLKKLTGKDKRPKELTLNQLTKLIAKEDGYKGKVVSLDQYMQAAQKLKQKLLIEIKTTPNDSNEFLVKFNKKYGHEILKNHYQLQSLDYRVVTKMQQLNPKIETLYIQPYNLIYPQSVADGYSMEYSTLSSDFIWQAHLQNHVVYAWTVNNKSEMKKMMYEHVDGIITDNISMLNTAIKEFQSRQSYANRILNYMMAFPILD, via the coding sequence ATGAACATATTTAAAAAAATAAAAAATCTTTCAGCGGAATTTAAACAAAATTGGTTTCAATATTTAATCTTGTTTACGAGTATTAGTATTTTAAACCAATTTGTCTTTATTCCGCTGTTTCGCTATATTACTACGTTTGTATTGCAAGCAGGTGCGATTCCATTTATATCGTATTCTAATTTAGTGATTATATTGTCTGAGCATCCATTTGTAGTTTTCTTTTTACTAATAGAATTGGCGTTGCTTTTATTCGTTATTTATAGTCAATTTGCTTTAATTATTTTATTTATAAAAAATAATTTTGCGTTGAAAGCTAGTATTAGTGAGTTTGGGCAATGTTTACGACATTTTAGACTAGGATCACTACTGCTGCTGGCAATATATTTCTTATTGGTGATTCCTTTTGCTAATGTTGTTTTTAGAACGCCACTTTTAGCTAAAATAAAAATTCCCCAATTTATTATTGACTACATGACTAGGAGTGGGATTTTATTAGCTATCTTAATTATTTTTTATCTTGTAATTTTTGTGCTTGCATTTCGCTTTTTATTGACTTTACCGATTATGGTGATTTATAAAACTACAACTAGAGAAGCGATGAAGAAAAGTGCTTTTTTGATGAAAAAGAATTGGCGTAAAGTAATAGGATTTTTTGTTCCTTTAGGCATACTGGCAATAGTTATTATGGCAATTAATGTTGGTGGAGCGTACCTATTGCAACTAATTTGGGATACATTCCCTGGGAAATTTGCCTTAATAATGGCTACTATTAATCTGACACTTTTTCAGATAATTAGTGAGGTTTTCTTAATTTGGGTTAGTGCAGTTTCTTTATACTTTTTGGTTAAGTTAGTGACTAAAAATAATAATGAAATAAAAGAGAAAGTCACGAATAATAAAATAATCTTGATTACAATTATTTCTATATGGAGTTTGGCAATAACTGGAAATATTATTGAGAATGTCTTTTATTTAGCTGGCTTGGATGATCATGTGCCTGTCACTATTTCTCATAGAGGTGTAAATGATAAAAATGGTGTACAAAATACGATAGAATCATTGAAAAAAACTGCCAAATTAAAACCGGATTATGTAGAAATTGATGTTCATGAAACTAAAGATAATCAGTTTGTAATCATGCATGATGAGAATTTAAAAAAATTAACTGGGAAGGATAAAAGACCTAAAGAATTAACTTTGAACCAGTTAACTAAATTAATTGCAAAAGAAGATGGGTACAAAGGAAAAGTAGTAAGTCTAGATCAATACATGCAAGCTGCACAAAAACTAAAGCAAAAATTGTTAATTGAAATAAAGACCACACCCAATGATTCGAATGAATTTTTGGTAAAGTTTAATAAAAAATATGGTCATGAAATTTTGAAAAATCATTATCAATTACAGTCGCTTGATTATCGAGTAGTTACTAAAATGCAGCAACTTAATCCTAAAATTGAGACTTTGTATATCCAACCATATAATTTGATTTATCCGCAGAGTGTGGCTGATGGTTATTCAATGGAGTATTCAACTTTAAGTTCTGATTTTATTTGGCAAGCGCATCTGCAAAACCATGTTGTTTATGCATGGACCGTCAACAATAAATCAGAAATGAAAAAGATGATGTATGAACACGTTGATGGGATTATTACGGATAATATTTCTATGCTTAATACGGCAATTAAGGAGTTTCAGTCTCGTCAAAGTTATGCTAATCGTATCTTAAATTATATGATGGCTTTTCCTATACTTGATTAA
- a CDS encoding iron-sulfur cluster biosynthesis family protein, protein MTEKTISINIKPDAKEVIEKNNPDNKILLLALNDGSNKYSKLGGTCTIGANFQFVVLDEKDPKYDIKVDNNVGFDLWTSSDELSFFEDGLVVNARNSTLSLSDNSGTLDGAVSVEQYVPQKLTKKEMQEGKTC, encoded by the coding sequence ATGACAGAAAAAACAATTTCAATCAATATTAAACCAGACGCAAAAGAAGTTATTGAAAAAAATAATCCGGATAATAAAATTTTATTGCTTGCCTTGAATGATGGATCAAATAAGTATTCAAAGCTAGGCGGAACATGTACAATTGGTGCGAATTTTCAATTTGTCGTTCTTGATGAAAAAGATCCAAAATATGATATTAAAGTAGATAATAATGTTGGTTTTGACTTATGGACATCATCTGATGAATTAAGCTTTTTTGAAGATGGATTAGTAGTTAATGCTAGAAATTCCACATTGAGTTTATCTGACAATAGTGGCACCCTTGATGGTGCGGTATCGGTTGAACAGTATGTACCGCAAAAATTGACCAAAAAGGAAATGCAAGAAGGCAAGACTTGCTAA
- a CDS encoding SLC13 family permease, with translation MTVLKNIAKDRILQITVLITVVSLFFARPRLADINFHTLWSVAAMLTLIQIYAYLHVLDVLAYKLTSIADNTRKLNMLFSLLAVIAGMFLGNDITVLTLIPLYLNIAKRYKLPQILPVTLIGMGANIGAAFTPWGNPHNIFLVSRFDVSPLVFFRWSVPYLVTSLIIMGMVFLLIPKKEIPTQKTEPIRISWRPTIITTAVFVFFFFGVFRAIDIIWPMLASVVLALAINPRIMLKIDYALLLTFTGFFIFISDIQQIPAIVNLIHMTVHSEISTYFASIISSQVMSNVPSTILVGKFTNYAQALFLGSNIGGFGSAIGSMANMLVLKTFNQHGSVSRKKFFIQWTIMQFAGLIILTLVGLGLLMFRL, from the coding sequence ATGACCGTCTTAAAGAATATTGCTAAAGATAGAATTTTACAGATTACAGTTTTAATTACAGTAGTTAGTCTTTTTTTTGCTAGACCGCGGTTAGCGGACATTAACTTTCATACATTATGGTCTGTTGCTGCGATGCTAACACTTATCCAGATTTATGCTTATTTGCACGTTCTGGATGTTTTAGCGTACAAACTTACAAGTATTGCAGATAATACTCGTAAGCTGAATATGCTATTCTCGCTTCTTGCAGTTATTGCCGGAATGTTCTTGGGTAATGACATTACTGTATTAACTTTAATTCCACTTTATTTAAATATTGCTAAACGTTATAAGTTACCACAAATATTACCAGTCACGTTGATTGGTATGGGAGCAAATATTGGTGCCGCATTTACACCATGGGGAAATCCGCACAATATTTTCTTAGTTAGCCGTTTTGATGTTAGTCCACTGGTCTTTTTCCGTTGGTCTGTACCTTACTTGGTAACATCATTAATTATTATGGGGATGGTTTTCCTACTTATTCCTAAAAAGGAAATTCCTACTCAAAAAACTGAACCAATTAGAATCAGCTGGCGTCCAACTATTATTACAACTGCAGTATTTGTTTTCTTCTTCTTTGGTGTTTTCAGAGCGATTGATATTATCTGGCCAATGCTTGCATCTGTTGTATTAGCTCTTGCAATTAATCCACGAATTATGCTTAAAATTGACTACGCACTTTTATTAACTTTCACTGGATTCTTCATTTTTATCAGTGATATCCAACAAATTCCTGCCATAGTCAACTTAATTCATATGACTGTACACTCAGAAATATCAACTTACTTTGCTTCAATTATCTCAAGTCAGGTAATGAGCAACGTGCCATCAACTATTTTGGTTGGTAAGTTTACTAATTATGCTCAAGCGTTGTTTTTGGGTTCAAATATTGGTGGATTTGGTTCTGCCATTGGTTCAATGGCCAACATGTTAGTGCTTAAAACATTTAATCAACATGGTAGCGTAAGTCGCAAAAAGTTCTTTATTCAATGGACTATCATGCAATTCGCTGGGTTAATCATTTTGACCTTAGTTGGTTTAGGACTACTAATGTTTAGACTTTAA
- a CDS encoding YfbR-like 5'-deoxynucleotidase produces the protein MGLNAYIQGFNSLESIDRAPGYFKYHHHSVADHCFRTAELAQMMGDIEEVHGNKKINWKALYEKSLNHDYTERFIGDIKTPVKYATPQLRKMIGDVEETMTTKFIKEEIPKEFQEIYTRRLSEGKDDTLEGKILSVCDKLDLLYEAYGEIELGNPNPVYMQMFKESLETIKKFDDLVCVQYFIKKILPDLFKGDFAGKDKMQRIAFSILLLGDDE, from the coding sequence ATGGGATTAAATGCATACATTCAAGGTTTTAACAGTTTAGAGTCGATTGATCGTGCACCAGGATATTTTAAGTATCATCATCATTCAGTTGCTGATCACTGCTTTAGAACAGCAGAACTTGCACAAATGATGGGTGATATTGAAGAAGTGCATGGTAATAAAAAAATTAATTGGAAGGCTCTTTATGAAAAGAGTTTAAATCATGATTATACTGAACGATTTATCGGTGACATTAAAACACCAGTTAAATATGCTACTCCTCAACTTAGAAAGATGATTGGTGATGTTGAAGAGACAATGACTACCAAATTCATCAAAGAAGAGATACCAAAAGAATTTCAAGAAATTTATACTAGACGTCTTTCAGAAGGAAAAGATGACACCTTAGAAGGAAAGATTTTGTCAGTTTGTGACAAGTTAGATCTGTTGTATGAAGCTTATGGGGAAATTGAATTAGGTAATCCTAATCCAGTTTATATGCAAATGTTTAAAGAAAGTCTTGAAACAATCAAGAAGTTTGATGATTTAGTTTGTGTACAATATTTTATTAAGAAGATTTTGCCAGATCTTTTTAAAGGTGATTTTGCAGGAAAAGATAAGATGCAACGGATAGCTTTTAGCATTTTATTGTTAGGGGATGATGAATAG